TGTGATGTGTGATTCTCTCTAATGCCGTTTCTCTTTGCTAGTTTTCTTATCCTTTGTAATGATTGGCACGATGTACTtaacataaataaattgattaaaattaaaatgaaactaaGGTTATATATGAACGTTCCCATTTGAAAGTGTTGGTTTAGCTGAATGAGTTTGCTATATATGCTTTAAATGCTTTCCATATGCTATATATGagcgtttttatttttttattttttataactcactaagaaaattataatcttGCATTATTTTGAAACAGTAATGTTATTTGGTTGGAAGGATTTTCgtgaaaagtgtgagattttcaaaattaataaaatgttgtTAAGCATGAACATATATAATCGCTCTACCTGCTTGATCAGTGATCACTAAACTTtattcacattattttttacAGTCATATAGTAGTAGATTGGATAATCATGAAGGGAATCTCACAAGTTTGAATTTTCACGCATTCTTACTAACCAGTCAATTAGCTTTTTCATGTTCAGGAAATTTCATTCTACAAATAGCATTGTTATTGGCCTAGAGTTGTGGAGTTTTCAGTCTCTGATTGCAAGTTAGGAActgattgttgcttcttttttttgaaGTCACAAGAATGGCATTAGCACCGGTTCCAAAACTTGTCCTTGGTTCAGTTGCCTTTGCAATCTTCTGGGTGTTGGCAGTTTTCCCTGCTGTGCCTTTTCTTCCCATTGGGAGAACTGCAGGGTCCCTGCTAGGTGCAATGCTTATGGTCATATTCCGAGTTATTAGTCCAGATCAAGCATATGAAGCAATTGATCTTCCCATTCTTGGTCTTCTTTTTGGCACAATGGTTGTCAGTGTTTACCTTGAAAGAGCTGACATGTTCAAATACATTGGGAAATTGCTCTCTTGGAAAAGTAGAGGAGCAAAAGACTTGCTTTGCAGAATCTGTGTGATTTCTGCTGTCTCGAGTGCACTCTTCACTAACGATACCGCTTGTGTTGTTTTGACAGAATTCATATTGAAAATTGCAAAGCAGCATAACCTCCCACCCCATCCTTTACTACTTGCACTTGCTACAAGTTCCAATATTGGGTCTGCTGCAACTCCAATTGGTAACCCCCAAAATCTGGTTATAGCTGTTCAGGGTAGAATATCATTTGGACAGTTTCTAATTGGTATTCTTCCAGCTATGCTTGTTGGGGTTGTAGTGAATGCTTTAATTCTTATGGCTATGTATTGGAAGGTGTTGTCTATTCAGAGGACGAGAGGATCCAGTGCAGATATGCAGCAGCGGAGAGTAATCCCACAGTTTCTCAGCACATGTCTCATTTCAACTCCTATCTCAATGCCCGCATAGACAGTTTTAATATTCCAAATTCCCCTCAAGTTCAGACTCTAAGAAACCGGTCAGCGGCAATTGATGGTGAAATTGACAGGGTTCTTAGTAACACATTAGATTCCACAAGAAACTCAAATGCATCAAAGGAGGAGACAAATGGTATGCCTCCTTTAACAAAGGAGGAAATAAATGGCAGTCCTTCAAAAGATGATGGAATAGTAGATAAACCAGTAGAAGCACATGTCTTGCTTACTTTAGAAGAAAAGGACTATACAAGTGTTAGATGGAAATATATACTGTGGAAATCCTGCGTATACATAATCACATTAGGAATGTTGATTGCAATGCTTCTAGGTTTGAATATGTCATGGACTGCTATTTCAGCTGCACTAGCTTTGGTAGTTCTTGATTTCAAAGATGCTAGGCCAAGCTTAGAGAAGGTAAAACCTATGAACACAACATCTTGTTCaagatttctttttatttctcttcctcTTGAAACACTAGTAAGTAGCTATTGTTGTTTTGTTGCAAAACTTTGAACTATCTCttggaatgtttttttttctttttcctgaaaCAGGTTTCCTATTCACTCTTGATATTCTTTTGTGGAATGTTCATCACAGTAGATGGCTTCAACAGAACTGGGATTCCAGGTGCTCTTTGGGATGTCATGGAGCCTTATTCTCGAGTAAATCAAGCTAGTGGAGTAGCAATACTTGCTCTAGTTATATTAATCCTATCAAATGTGGCTTCAAACGTACCAACTGGTATGTGGGTGATTATTCTGTCAAAATGTTTGCATCACCGCTTTTctatttacttttgtttttcattttagcTTTCTTGTTAGTCATGccatatttttgtaaaatctgTTTTCTCCGTATTCACTGAGTTGGTTTTCAAGATGCTCTTGATTGAAAGTTTTATTGCTCTTcgagaaaataagaaatacagGTACTTGCTTGATTGACTTGTTAGCCGAAATCATTAATGCCcttcaatgtcttcattaaGGCTTTCCAAAGTCAAAGCAGGGCTCAGACATTGTCAATATAATAGTTTTTGTACTTTATGAttttcaacatacataggaaaatcttgttttttgattttcacttttaataatatagtttttaattaatgaaattttatcatttgactTTGACTTTGCTTTTAGGTTCATATATTTTTCACTAATGAAAAGGGGTGGCAAAAGGACAGAGCATTTTAGGAGCATAAAAATGAGGATAGCAAAGCGTATAAATATTGGCAATGGAAACACTTCTTTAATAATTCAACATAACATAAAGAATCAACTAAAGTATTATAAACAAATGCAATTTTcactataatttataaataagttgAGGTTCTTCTGCTTCGGAACAAACAGAAAATGGATGAAATGATCCTCAAAATTGAAGTTACTGTCTTTCATATATAAGAGGCATAATTGCAAAGAATCTTGAACTGCAGGTTTCTGAAAATGTGCAGTTTTGGATACTTTTAGAATCAAAACATGGAGTTTCATAACTGCTCAATCATAACTatgatatttttgaaaatttcaaaactttaCAGAATTAGAAAAATCCATAAATTCTAGAATTATTCATAATGAAATTTTAAGTCTTTATCTTCATTTCTCTTTGTATCAGAATTGTTTTTAAGTAGACATTGTCACTTTGATCTGATGCAGTCTTTAACAATCTAGTGTTTATGTTTGTCAGTTCTATTGCTTGGAGGACCAGTTGCAGCCTCAGCTGCTGCAATTTCCCAAGCGGATGAGAAGAAAGCATGGCTCATCTTGGCTTGGGCCAGCACAGTTGCAGGGAACCTTTCACTATTGGGATCAGCTGCTAACTTGATAGTGTGTGAACAAGCTCGCCGAGCCCCCAACATTGCATACACATTAACCTTCTGGAGCCATCTGAAATTTGGTCTTCCTTCCACCCTTATAATCACTGCTATTGGTTTGACACTCATAAGATGATTGGAATTTTATTGAACACAGATAGTCTTACAGTAGAAATTTATACAAAGGCAAAATAAGTTTAGTGCAAAGTGATTTAGGGTAGTTGGGAAAATGTATGTAACAATAATGGATTTTCTGTGTTCTAATAATTTATGTTACTTACACATAGAATCACTGATTATTCTGAAAGTTGGCAAGGGATGCTTTGTTATTTCAACTTTGAAGGCAAAAGCTAATCTAAGACCTGTTTCTTAGTAGATGGGAATATTAGAGTGGTCACAAGTGTTAAACTTGGGTACTTAGGCCATCTCCAACTGTGATTCTTATAGGGATTCTTAGAAATAAAAACTCTGGCTTATGAATTTATACTATTGAAGTTAATATAGTGGCATCCCTTCTTGGAAAATAATCAAGTCTTTCTGTCTTTTGTTGCGTTCTCAAGACCATAACTTTTAAACTTGTGTTTCTGTAATATACCAATTCGTTAATATAGTCGAACCATTCTTAGTTAACATTATGACACCGAGTTCTTATTGTAACCCTCATTACTGAATCAgtcttttcttttcaacaattaagaattttttcCGTCCACTTGCtgcatgaaaaattaaattacaacatCTGAGCAGTTCTATTAAGATTTGTAATAATGTgactaccaagaacatataaacaattattttgattGTCAGAATTAACACAAAACATATAAATGTAAGGTACGTTGTGAAGCTAGTTTGAAGCTTTTAAGAATTCTactattgaattaaaatttgttgaaattcttAAATCTTATATGGCTGTATAGTATTCTTTAAAAGTAAGTTAAAGAATGCATGAATGACTTTTCTATTGGAGATTGGAGATACTCCTAggacctgtttttttttttttcttttcatttggaCAGAATTCTACATATCCTATTAAAATCTTTCTATAACAATACACATGATGAAGAGGTAGCAAGTTACTCTAATACTGTTCATTCTATTTCCGTTTTTTTACCTCCTATCGGTTTTGTGATTGGGCTACATTGTTTGCAACACTTCATTTTAATTTGTGGCTAGTTAAAATTGGCCCGATATCATGCAgagcttttgattttttatccaATTCCATATTCATACATGGATGGCTATTGCATCCCAAAGTATTAGAACAGTATCTAATAGGATCTTCCAGCTGTAAATTTCAAACTTCACAGGTGGTGACTGAACTTGTTTTTTAGATTAACTTCTCAGGTTCAGTGTATCTTGCAGCTTTTTtactaaatcaatttaaatataactGTGTTCATTTTATGCATTAGGACAATGAATTTGCTGTTTATTATTGGTATGTTTGGGATGGTGGAGCGATCACACAAAATCAAGGTTAAAATCACGGTGCCTTTGAAGTAACTCCTTGTTGCTTCtgaaaaatcacatattttacGTGAATTTATTGGATCCACCGCGATTTTGGTGGTATCCAAACACACACTATATGCGATTTTGGAAATTCATTTGTTTTGCTGGTTATTTTGTAGGCGTTCATTGTTTTGAACTCAGGATTTAGTGCATTGATTTCCTGTAAAAGCATTGTGAACTCTTCGATGTCCATACAGATGTGTGTCCCGCATTGTCTGTAGAAGGATTCATTCACTGATTTGTTGTCCAGATTTCATTAAGGTGTAAAAAAACATGACAGTGTGTTAGATTTGAAAGTTAGAGCTAAAAAAGTTCTTTATGAGATGGTTGTTCATATCTACATCTATATATGAAAGGATTTGTTGTAGTTATGTTCTTCAGGTCTGTGTTCAGTATTTGTCTCAAACATCTCTGTTCTATTTTCAATATTCATTGAAGTTAAATCTTTGGCTTGTATGACAAATTGAAGGATGTTTACCTTGGTAAACAGAAGTGGAGGTTTAAGGTGAGAGTGGTTTGCATTTGTGATATGTGTCAAGTTAGTGATCCCATTATCCACTTGAATTTGTACAGAGATGTTTGCAAAAATATATCACAATGATGCTTTATACAAGGAATTGTGGCATGTCTGTGTCAACCTTTGACACTCTTTTGAGTGAAGGAGAGAGGGTTTATTACTTCCCTCAAGGTCATATGGAACACGTACAAGTTGTATGGGCATGTGCTCTTAATTTCTGACTTTAATTACAGTTAGATGCTTGTGCTACTATTATCTTGCTCCATATCATGTTTTGGATACTAGCATAAttgttttgtttccattttccaATTAAGATCTTATTGGTGTTGGCATGGTTCACCTAACAGTGTTTTCTCTTGacaattttatctataaaatttttatttttcttgatctGACTTGTATGCTAGCAGGAGGCGTCTTTGTTTACGGTGTGTTTGCTGTAAGTTTTAAAATTGCACAAGTTGCGTCTGGTGGCATTTCAGTTTGGATATGTTAGATATATTGAACTCagttactatttctatttcccCTTAagttttaaatgttaaaataaataaataaattgagagATTAAACCAAATTTGGgtgtattttaattatagatTTCATGCCAGGATTTAGTGATTTTGGATTTCTTCAGTGTCAAGATTTGttggtttatttaattttaatttatttattttcttgactGATTTAATTGCCTTTGCTATTTTTGCAGTGTCTATCTCTGAATATCCAAGATCTTCAAAGGCAATGCTATCTCTGAGAAACATTTTTCTGAGGAATGTATAAGCTTGATATTTGCTTTCCTTTGATGATTCATATTTGTTCCTTTTTGGGACTTTACTGTTTAAGAGAGATTTTCTTTCTGCAGTGAAGAGGTCAAATACAAGAGCAACTTATTCCTTGAAAattctcctctttttttttttttgttggtgaaTTGAAAATTCTTCTTTTAGAGCAGAGaccaaatcataattttattgggCCAAAGTGCCAAACCCGAAGGGAATTGGTTCCAATTTTGTTAATCTAATTATCTATAATTCAAGAGAAAGAAGAGACACATGCAATACCTATAATGTGTTTACAGTGGATAGAAAGTTTAAAGTGTCACAAATACAAAAACAGCTTCAAGTGGATCTAGAACAAGTATAGTGACATTTACTATTGTAAGATGTTATACATAAAATgatcgatatatatatatatatatatatatatatatatatatatatatatatatatatatatatatatatatatatatatatatctgcaAGGCTTCATTGGCTGGGCTTTGGTAAGAGCAGACTAGCCGATGCTATGTAGCAAGCAAGATTTCGAAATGTTTCTAAAAATTGTGATTTAAGTAATaaactctttttcttctttagttattttcttttggaTGTGTTCTTAACTTCTTGTATGATCTGAAATAgtagaaattttattataattttctattttattaattttaacaaccaacctttcttttataatttatatcttattttatattctaGATATATGATGCCTAGTCAAATAATAaagctaataaaataatttattcattaagtaataaactctttttcttctttagctattttcttttgaatatCTTCTTAACTTCTTGTACAATTATTTGAATAGTAGAaatcttattataattttttactttattaattttaacaacgaatctttcttttataatttatcataaaagGAGATTTGACACTTCATTTTAACCTAAAACCTTAAAAAGTGTATAGCTGTTCTCCTTACTTATATGTTGTTCAACTTTTCCACTTCTATCTGAGGTAAGATTTCACTTTACATTTCACTTTACATTTCTACTCCAACAATATTTAGATTAATAGTGCATATATCCTTTATTACATAAAAGCTTTACTTCATATATAAGATATTTGTTATACTTGGCGTTGGCGAGAAAGAAAAGGCTTTCTATGTATTGATAGCATAAATGTGTAATTTGGATTGCATACTGCTGCATAGACCAACTGTAGAATAATGTTTACCAGTAAAAAAACTTTTCAGCATTTTAGAAGGAACAAAACACgtaaaaaaaaggaacaaaactCAATTATAAGCAACTCATACTAGCTCTTGCCATACTTCAAATTCAACCTATAAATGATAGggtgtaaaaaataatatgtaccattatatatattattttttacaaatgaaCAAATAATCAAGCAAAAGTACAAAACTGTCAAATTTAAAGTATCCCCCTCCCCTTATTTCCTTGGTGCAAAAGTACCGATGTACATGTAGAATTTCACAAAGCATAAATTGTATTTTATGTAACATATTGTTCTTGGTAGACAGGAAAGAAATTGCAGAAATGAAAAGAAGACTAGCAGCACAAATATATGGCATACTCCCTAGCTATCATATCAACCAAAAGGATACGTATATACGAGCAAATGCACACAACCTATCATATCAACCAAAAAAAGGATATATGACTCATGTCAGAAGGTGGAGTTTCAATTCCAACATGGTAACGTTGTTCTCACCATGAACTCccatttttgcaaaaaaatatgCTCCCAAGTTTGTCTCTCTAAGAACATGGCCAACAGAGCAATCCCTCAAAAGTTGTAGCAAGATACGGATGTCTGCTATGATAACCGGCCTCTCCTAAAGGTGAGAAGATGAGTGTGATAGGAAGTGATCAACTAGACCAGACACATATATAGATGATAGACTTATTAGGTTATTAACTAGCTAGGTTAAACATTAACTACAACAAAACAATAAGTGATTGAATAACTATCAACAAGCGACTTATATTTCAtcaaattgtgatttttttggaACCCATAAGAGAGATCTAAAGAAAATTTGTCGAATACTTCTATACTGAATAGATATTCGGTCAAAATAGCAGGATAGGTGTTCGGCTCACTACGAGACAAAAAGAGTCCTAAGTAAGAAGCAATGAAGATTAAGCCCTTAATCATAGAATCATATATATCACCTAAAAATGGCAATCACCCGAAAGTTCAAGGGCCAAGGTTGAAAAATGttagtataattaaataaaaatgagatgttTAAGGTAAAGGTAGCTGTTCACCCTCatttattaatgatatttattaCTCTGAACTGGAATCTTACTTGAATtcagaatgtttttttttttttcacagatactcattttttaaagtattactTCATCGATCGAATActaaaagaaaacatattaaagtaaaaaacacaaaaaaaaagagaaggtaTCTGATCATCTTTTGGTCGGAACAATTCCTTTAagtaaaaatttttaaaaaaggagaTGGTATATATTATAGTTCAAGAGACAGATTTTGAGTAATAACTTATATTGAccactgcaaaaaaaaaaaaaaaagaagaaagtttgAAGACTAGAACTTCTATCAGATACAATACTCTTACTCTTGTCTAATATTGAGTACACATTTAGTTTCGCTTGTAATTTGGCATGTTTCCTTCAAATTAACCCATTATAtagattaaatattaatttgacgATCTTGTCGTCATTCAGTGACATGAATTTCATTAACACGTGGAAGTTGAATAATGACTTGGGTTCCAACTTCTACGCTTAAAATTTTGCCAATAGTTGCCAATTTGCAAGAATTCTATACTGGATCGATATGGTATGGGTAAGTTTATAATCAGAATAAGACATTACTTTTATTGAAAGtttcaactgaatttattttaccttctcttctttaTCTGAATATCTAATTACAAAGCAAAATTTTTTACGTAAATAATGAAAGgcaaaagttaaaagttaaaacaatctTAAAAATCTAGAATTTAAATCAGTACagaatcaaatataaatattatatatataaattcaattgGTGTATAAAACCTTTTCTATTACaacaataattattacataaaattttcaacattattctataaacaaaatcaaagaatTGAGTATTCTTGTGTGTGTCTTTATTTATCAAGAACTTAATTGAAATAtgttaatgaaataaatatcttttatacTGTACACTAATAATGGATTGctatatattatgaaaatagtATTAACtctgataataataattacttgtTATAATGTAAAGTTTAATTTCTAATAGTTGAAACTTGATAGTTATactaactatatataaaaattatgttcatcTATTGATAAAGAAAcagattaaacaaaaaatggtaATCTTGTCAGTTGTCACACTAAAATTCAAGATGAATGATCTATTAATCCTATAAAGTACTAGCCATCGAGACTCTAGTGCGCACCACCAGAGAAAAAGGTGATTGCCTCATTCCATCAAACTTTACTACTACAAATTCAAGACATACGATATCCAATATTCCTATAATGTACTAGCCATATAGACTCTAGTGTGCACCAGTAGAAAGGTTCTTGTCCTTATTCCATCAAACTACTTCTTGTCACAAGCCAATATATACAACACAAtaagatttaattttgttttgtaagatattttaaaattataaagaactTGTAGttcaaaatatcttattttgatACCTATAATTGTAATCTTTTTACTCTTTTGATCATTGTCATGAAATCTCTACTAATAACACCCTTTAAAAGTAGCATGACATAACTCATTTAATCCGTGTTCATCGAGTAAATATTTTGAAGTCTTGACACATTTCTAAAAGGAAGAGCCAAACTACCTGCGAAAAAGAAGATTCAATCAATACATTTAGATAAGCTTTCTGAGTAGATTTAttgtcataattttaaaaatcagacCCTGTCAGTTCTcgtaaatttatgtttttttttaaatacttggtGCGTAGTCCTCTTCACTTCATTTGATTGCTTATACCTATCACAATCGCTTAGAACATAGTCATAGCTCTCTATATGGCTAAACACATGCATTCACAGTACATTTGATGATTTCGAACGTTGCCACCATGTATGTAGACTGCAAGTGTCCTCattacatattatattacatatgtgatatttagtaatatttttttagtttaatacttaataaaaaatttgttaaatatctt
The Glycine max cultivar Williams 82 chromosome 16, Glycine_max_v4.0, whole genome shotgun sequence genome window above contains:
- the LOC100791198 gene encoding LOW QUALITY PROTEIN: silicon efflux transporter LSI2-like (The sequence of the model RefSeq protein was modified relative to this genomic sequence to represent the inferred CDS: deleted 2 bases in 1 codon), which produces MALAPVPKLVLGSVAFAIFWVLAVFPAVPFLPIGRTAGSLLGAMLMVIFRVISPDQAYEAIDLPILGLLFGTMVVSVYLERADMFKYIGKLLSWKSRGAKDLLCRICVISAVSSALFTNDTACVVLTEFILKIAKQHNLPPHPLLLALATSSNIGSAATPIGNPQNLVIAVQGRISFGQFLIGILPAMLVGVVVNALILMAMYWKVLSIQRTRIQCRYAAAESNPTVSQHMSHFNSYLNARIDSFNIPNSPQVQTLRNRSAAIDGEIDRVLSNTLDSTRNSNASKEETNGMPPLTKEEINGSPSKDDGIVDKPVEAHVLLTLEEKDYTSVRWKYILWKSCVYIITLGMLIAMLLGLNMSWTAISAALALVVLDFKDARPSLEKVSYSLLIFFCGMFITVDGFNRTGIPGALWDVMEPYSRVNQASGVAILALVILILSNVASNVPTVLLLGGPVAASAAAISQADEKKAWLILAWASTVAGNLSLLGSAANLIVCEQARRAPNIAYTLTFWSHLKFGLPSTLIITAIGLTLIR